In Amycolatopsis coloradensis, one genomic interval encodes:
- a CDS encoding aldehyde dehydrogenase family protein, producing MGIFEYAPAPESRDLANLKSHYRPFVNGEFVDGSGEPLKTINPATEEVLAEVGTASVSDVDTAVKAARKAYNGVWSKMPGSERAKYLFRVARLIQERSRELAVLESLDNGKPIKESRDSDVPTAAAHFFYHAGWADKLGYAGYGPNPKPLGVAGQVIPWNFPLLMLAWKIAPALATGNTVVLKPAETTPLTALVFAEICQQAELPPGVVNILPGAGDIGAALVGHGDVNKVAFTGSTEVGKAIQRQIAGTAKKLTLELGGKAANVVFDDAPLDQAVEGIVNGIFFNQGHVCCAGSRLLVQESIAEELLEKLRYRVSTLRLGDPLDKNTDIGAINSAEQLAKIKGLVESGDAEGAQRWTSPCPVPERGFFFAPTVFSDVQQSMRIAREEIFGPVLSVLTFRTPDEAVTKANNTPYGLSAGIWTEKGSRILWMANQLRAGVVWANTFNRFDPAAPFGGYQESGFGREGGRTGLEAYLDV from the coding sequence ATGGGCATCTTCGAGTACGCGCCCGCGCCCGAATCGCGCGACCTCGCGAACCTCAAGTCGCATTACCGGCCGTTCGTGAACGGCGAATTCGTCGACGGCTCCGGTGAGCCGCTCAAGACGATCAACCCGGCCACCGAAGAGGTGCTCGCCGAGGTCGGCACCGCGTCGGTGTCCGATGTGGACACCGCGGTGAAGGCCGCGCGCAAGGCGTACAACGGCGTCTGGTCCAAGATGCCGGGCTCTGAACGCGCCAAATACCTGTTCCGTGTCGCGCGCCTGATCCAGGAGCGGTCGCGGGAACTGGCCGTGCTGGAAAGTCTCGACAACGGCAAGCCGATCAAGGAATCGCGCGATTCCGACGTGCCGACGGCCGCCGCGCATTTCTTCTACCACGCCGGCTGGGCCGACAAGCTCGGCTACGCGGGCTACGGCCCGAACCCGAAGCCGCTCGGCGTCGCGGGCCAGGTCATCCCGTGGAACTTCCCGCTGCTGATGCTGGCGTGGAAGATCGCGCCCGCGCTGGCCACCGGCAACACCGTGGTGCTCAAACCCGCGGAGACCACGCCGCTGACCGCGCTGGTGTTCGCGGAGATCTGCCAGCAGGCGGAACTCCCGCCCGGCGTGGTGAACATCCTGCCCGGCGCCGGGGACATCGGCGCCGCGCTCGTGGGCCACGGTGACGTGAACAAGGTCGCCTTCACCGGATCGACCGAGGTCGGCAAGGCCATCCAGCGTCAGATCGCGGGCACCGCGAAGAAGCTGACGCTGGAGCTGGGCGGCAAGGCGGCGAACGTCGTCTTCGATGACGCTCCGCTGGACCAGGCCGTCGAGGGGATCGTCAACGGGATCTTCTTCAACCAGGGCCACGTGTGCTGCGCGGGCTCGCGCCTGCTGGTGCAGGAGTCCATCGCCGAGGAGCTGCTCGAGAAGCTGCGTTACCGCGTCTCGACGCTGCGGCTGGGCGATCCGCTGGACAAGAACACCGACATCGGCGCGATCAACTCCGCCGAGCAGCTCGCGAAGATCAAGGGCCTCGTGGAGTCCGGCGACGCCGAGGGCGCGCAGCGCTGGACCAGCCCGTGCCCGGTGCCGGAACGCGGTTTCTTCTTCGCCCCCACCGTGTTCTCCGATGTCCAGCAGTCGATGCGCATCGCCCGCGAAGAGATCTTCGGGCCGGTGCTTTCGGTGCTGACCTTCCGCACGCCGGACGAGGCCGTCACCAAGGCGAACAACACGCCGTACGGGCTCTCCGCCGGAATCTGGACCGAGAAGGGTTCGCGCATTCTCTGGATGGCGAACCAGCTCCGGGCCGGCGTCGTCTGGGCCAACACGTTCAACCGCTTCGATCCCGCCGCGCCGTTCGGCGGCTACCAGGAGTCGGGTTTCGGCCGCGAAGGCGGACGCACCGGACTGGAGGCCTACCTCGATGTCTGA
- a CDS encoding aldehyde dehydrogenase family protein — MSDRISVAKTYKLYIGGKFPRSESGRVYPVTDTKGKFLANASHASRKDVRDAVSAARKAFGGWSAATAYNRGQVLYRVAEMLEGRREQFVAEVSASEGVAAKKAQSLVDASIDRWVWYAGWTDKIATVLGAANPVAGPYFSFTVPEPTGVVGVLAPQESSLLGLVSVLAPVLATGSTAVVVSSADRPLPAITLSEVLATSDLPGGVANILTGRASELGSWLASHGDVNALDPTGAEPSARADLAREAAGTVKRVLTVPDTEPDWTADADISRLRRYLEAKTVWHPLGV, encoded by the coding sequence ATGTCTGACCGTATTTCGGTGGCGAAGACCTACAAGCTCTACATCGGCGGCAAGTTCCCGCGCTCGGAATCCGGCCGCGTGTACCCGGTCACCGACACCAAGGGCAAGTTCCTCGCGAACGCCTCGCACGCGTCCCGCAAGGATGTCCGCGACGCGGTTTCCGCCGCCCGCAAGGCTTTCGGCGGCTGGTCGGCGGCGACCGCGTACAACCGCGGCCAGGTGCTGTACCGGGTGGCGGAGATGCTGGAAGGCCGCCGCGAACAGTTCGTCGCGGAGGTTTCGGCGTCCGAAGGCGTCGCGGCGAAGAAGGCACAGTCCCTTGTGGACGCTTCGATCGACCGCTGGGTCTGGTACGCGGGCTGGACGGACAAGATCGCGACCGTGCTCGGCGCGGCCAACCCGGTCGCGGGCCCGTACTTCTCCTTCACCGTGCCGGAGCCGACCGGTGTCGTGGGAGTGCTGGCTCCGCAGGAGTCGTCGCTGCTGGGCCTGGTCAGCGTGCTGGCCCCGGTGCTGGCGACCGGCTCGACCGCGGTGGTCGTCTCCAGCGCGGACCGGCCGCTGCCCGCGATCACGCTTTCGGAGGTCTTGGCGACGTCCGACCTGCCCGGCGGGGTCGCGAACATCCTGACCGGCCGCGCGTCGGAGCTGGGCTCGTGGCTGGCGTCGCACGGCGACGTCAACGCCCTCGACCCGACCGGCGCCGAGCCGTCCGCTCGGGCGGACCTGGCGCGCGAGGCCGCGGGAACCGTGAAGCGGGTCCTGACCGTTCCGGACACCGAGCCGGACTGGACCGCCGACGCCGACATCTCGCGGCTGCGGCGGTACCTGGAGGCGAAGACCGTCTGGCATCCGCTGGGCGTCTGA